The following DNA comes from Desulfatiglans anilini DSM 4660.
GCTCAACTCAACAGCGGACGTCGACGGCGAGGGTCGGACGTTGATTCGGGACGCCCGGCATGAAAGGGATCCCTTGGCGGGTGAAGCCGATCGTCTGAATCGTTTAGACGTCTGGCGGGCGCCCGAAGGGTTGTGGGGTGGTTATGGAAAAATATTACCGAGAACGTTTCGAGGCGCAGCGCAGGGTCGCCCGGACCATCGCAGGGATGATGGAAGTGAACCAGGTGCTCGAAAAATTGCGGACCGAGATCCGGCACGTGATCCCGAGCGCCATGGAGGTCTGCATCCTGCTGCTCGATGCCGATGCACCCAAGTACACGCGGCCTCTGCAATGCGCCCTGTACGACCGGCCGGTCAACTGCCTCCAATGTAAACGGCATCGGCCCGCCATCGAAAAGGCGATCCGCGAGGGAAAGGGGGTCCTCGTGTCCGAAAGCGAGCCCGTGGTGCGGCATGACGGGTCAAAGGTCGCGGTCGGGCCCGAAGCGGCCATCCCGGCCTTCGTGGGGGACCGGATCCTAGCCGTCCTGAGCGCCGTGGCCCTGCCGGGCGTCCACTTCGGCCGCAAGGATTTCTACTTTCTCAAGGATTTTTCCGAGTTCGTCGGGAATGCCCTTCTCAGTGCAAAGCGGCATTGGGAGATTACGCAGGAAAAGATCCACATCAGCCAGATGCTAGCCCATCTGTCCCCCTTCGTTCCGCACTCGGTCCGGCGCCTGGTCGAGCAGAACCCGGAGATGCTCAGCCGGGAGAAGCAGTCGCGCAATGTCAGCGTCCTCTTCCTGGACCTCGAGGACTACACCCGCCTGAGTTCCTCGCGACCGGAGGCGGAGGTGAACGAGATCGTCGAGAAGATGTTCTCGAGCTTCGTCGATCCGATCCACCGGTCAAGCGGCGATATTAACGAGACCGCCGGGGACGGTCTGATGATCATCTTCAAGGACGACGATGCGCAGACCAACGCGGTGCACGCGGTGAAGGCGGCCTTCGACATCCAGGAGCGGAACCGGGTGATCAATGCGGAACTGGGGTTCGACCTTGCGCCCATCCATGTGAACATGGGGATCAACACGGGGACGGCGCTCGTCGGCATGACCCGGTTCACGGGCTCCTTGGAGACCCGCATGACCTACACCGCGAGCGGACCGGTCACGAACCTCGCCGCGCGCCTGGCCGGGCAGGCATCAGGGGGCGATATCCTGATCGGCGAAGAAACCCGGAAAATGATCGACGGCCTGTGGCCCGTTTACGATCGGGGTGTGGTCAACC
Coding sequences within:
- a CDS encoding adenylate/guanylate cyclase domain-containing protein codes for the protein MEKYYRERFEAQRRVARTIAGMMEVNQVLEKLRTEIRHVIPSAMEVCILLLDADAPKYTRPLQCALYDRPVNCLQCKRHRPAIEKAIREGKGVLVSESEPVVRHDGSKVAVGPEAAIPAFVGDRILAVLSAVALPGVHFGRKDFYFLKDFSEFVGNALLSAKRHWEITQEKIHISQMLAHLSPFVPHSVRRLVEQNPEMLSREKQSRNVSVLFLDLEDYTRLSSSRPEAEVNEIVEKMFSSFVDPIHRSSGDINETAGDGLMIIFKDDDAQTNAVHAVKAAFDIQERNRVINAELGFDLAPIHVNMGINTGTALVGMTRFTGSLETRMTYTASGPVTNLAARLAGQASGGDILIGEETRKMIDGLWPVYDRGVVNLKGIDHPVHVYSLVRK